A single genomic interval of Spinacia oleracea cultivar Varoflay chromosome 6, BTI_SOV_V1, whole genome shotgun sequence harbors:
- the LOC110802121 gene encoding bifunctional UDP-glucose 4-epimerase and UDP-xylose 4-epimerase 1: protein MDSEGRNILVTGGAGFIGTHCVLALLKQGFRVVIIDNLDNSVEEAVNRVRELAGPDLSQNLEFHLGDLRNKDDLEKLFSGNNFDAVIHFAGLKAVGESVAHPFRYYDNNLIGSINLYQTMAKYNCKKLVFSSSATVYGQPEKIPCVEDFELKAMNPYGRTKLFLEEIARDISSADKEWSMILLRYFNPVGAHESGKLGEDPKGIPNNLMPYIQQVAVGRLPELNVYGTDYPTRDGTAIRDYIHVMDLADGHVAALRKLFTAKNIGCDTINLGTGNGASVLEMAKAFEKASGKEISLKMCPRRAGDATEVYASTEKAAKELGWKAKYDINDICRDQWKWASSYPWGYQGKPE from the exons ATGGATTCCGAAGGAAGAAACATTCTAGTCACAGGAGGTGCTGGCTTCATTGGTACTCACTGTGTTCTTGCTTTACTCAAACAAGGTTTCCGGGTAGTTATCATCGATAATCTTGATAATTCTGTTGAAGAAGCTGTTAATCGGGTCAGGGAATTAGCCGGTCCTGATTTATCTCAAAACCTGGAATTTCACCTG GGTGATCTCAGAAATAAAGATGATCTTGAGAAGCTATTTTCTGGAAACAA TTTTGATGCTGTAATTCACTTTGCTGGATTGAAGGCTGTGGGTGAGAGTGTTGCTCATCCATTTCGCTATTACGATAACAACTTGATTGGTTCAATCAATCTGTACCAAACTATGGCCAAATACAATTGTAAGAAG TTGGTTTTCTCATCATCAGCTACAGTTTACGGCCAGCCTGAGAAAATCCCATGTGTAGAAGATTTTGAATTGAAGGCTATGAATCCATATGGCCGAACTAAG CTTTTCCTTGAAGAAATTGCTCGAGATATATCAAGTGCAGACAAAGAATGGAGCATGATTTTACTTAGGTACTTCAACCCAGTTGGTGCTCATGAGAGTGGGAAGCTTGGTGAAGATCCTAAGGGTATCCCGAACAATCTTATGCCTTACATACAACAGGTTGCTGTCGGAAGACTACCTGAGCTCAATGTCTACGGCACTGACTATCCTACAAGGGATGGTACTGCG ATTCGAGATTACATTCATGTGATGGACTTGGCTGATGGTCATGTTGCTGCTTTGAGGAAGTTGTTTACTGCAAAGAATATAG GTTGTGATACCATTAACTTGGGGACGGGTAATGGTGCTTCAGTTCTTGAAATGGCTAAGGCATTTGAGAAGGCATCAGGAAAG GAAATTTCACTTAAAATGTGTCCAAGAAGAGCAGGAGATGCAACTGAAGTCTATGCCTCAACGGAGAAAGCTGCAAAAGAACTCGGCTGGAA GGCAAAGTACGACATAAACGATATATGTCGAGACCAATGGAAGTGGGCAAGCAGCTATCCATGGGGCTACCAAGGAAAACCCGAGTAA